ATGATAAAAGCTGTAAAGGGATAACATAAGGTATGGCTGAGAATATTTCATCAATTTCATCTTCAAACTCGATCATATCATGAGCTTCAGATTTTAAGACTTTATCTCCAAATGATCCAAGACCAATTACATGTGCTCCTCGTGCTTTTACTTCTTCAACATTACTTAATGTCTTATCATGACTTTTACCTGGTGGTGCTACTGCGACAACAGGAACTCCATCATCTATCAGTGCTAGTGGCCCGTGTTTTAATTCTCCTGCAGGATAACCCTCTCCATGAATATAGGTTATCTCTTTAAGCTTTAATGCACCTTCCATGGCTGTAGGGTATGAGAAACCCCTTCCAATGAAAAAGAAATCAGTTGCATATGTATATTTTTCTGCTATTCCTTTGATATGATCCTCTTTTTCAAGGGCACTCTTCATATAATCTGGAATTTTCTGTAATTTTTCTAAAAGCTCTTTTTTTCCACTCATATAAATTGCAAGGAGATATATGCAAGTTAATTGGCTTACATAGGTCTTTGTTGCCGCAACTCCAATTTCAGGACCAGCTCTTGTGTAAATTACGTATTCTGCTTCTCTTGTAATTGTGCTTCCAAGCACGTTTACAATAGCAAGTGTTTTGGCTTTATGATTAACCATCCTTAAAGCTTTAAGTGTATCTGCAGTCTCTCCAGACTGAGTTATTAATATTACGAGGGTATTTCCATCTAATGTCTCTGCAGAATATTCAAATTCAGAAGCTAAAGCAACATCAGCAGGTATTCCAACCAGGTTTTCAAATAGGTATTTACCGATAAGAGACGCGTGATAGGATGTTCCGCAAGCTACAAAACAGACTCTATTAAATTTAGGAAAATTATTCACAGTATTTTTAATTTCCGGTGCTTCAAGAAGAGTATCTCTAACT
This portion of the Methanobacterium sp. genome encodes:
- the glmS gene encoding glutamine--fructose-6-phosphate transaminase (isomerizing), yielding MCGIIGCILNNKNAAPVLLECVKKLEYRGYDSVGIATVENEIKIKKDKGKIDDVQDNLGLTDLPGIMGIAHVRWATHGIPTKENAHPHTDCKNMIAVVHNGIIENYKELKDHLIDEGHVFKSETDTEIIPHLIERHMSMGNDLEASIRLAVENLKGSYAIAVVSCDEPDKVIGLRKESPLIVGKGENEYFIASDAPAILKHTNKVIYLEDNEMVILNKEGITVKDSEGNELKKEINIIEWTPDMAEKGGYEHFMLKEIHEQPDAVRDTLLEAPEIKNTVNNFPKFNRVCFVACGTSYHASLIGKYLFENLVGIPADVALASEFEYSAETLDGNTLVILITQSGETADTLKALRMVNHKAKTLAIVNVLGSTITREAEYVIYTRAGPEIGVAATKTYVSQLTCIYLLAIYMSGKKELLEKLQKIPDYMKSALEKEDHIKGIAEKYTYATDFFFIGRGFSYPTAMEGALKLKEITYIHGEGYPAGELKHGPLALIDDGVPVVAVAPPGKSHDKTLSNVEEVKARGAHVIGLGSFGDKVLKSEAHDMIEFEDEIDEIFSAIPYVIPLQLLSYYISVMRDIDPDKPKNLAKCVTVE